Within Candidatus Atribacteria bacterium, the genomic segment TTGAATATTTGAAGTTTGTCCTTCCACCACTTTAGAAAGTTTTAATATCTTTAACTGTTGGATTTCAAATTCCGTTAACTCATTATTAGTCGCCAAAGCAATCTCTGCACCCAATAAGCTGATAGTTGAAATAATTATTAAAAAAAATATTATTGCAGTTTTCATTTTACCCACTCTTATCCATCATTTTATTAATTCTTGGTAATTCAGTACGATATGGTAAATCGTTTGATACAACTCGTTTTGCTGTTAAGACTCAAATTTAAAACCTTTCTCTTTAAAGAGTTTGATACAAGCATCTACCACTTCAGCATCAAAAAGAATATTCTTATTCATATCAATTTCATGCAAAGCTTCATCGATGCTAAGTGCGTGTCGATAAGATTTATAAGAAGACATGGCTTCAATCACATTCGCTACTCCTACTATCTTTGCCTCTATGCAAATTTCATCACCTTTTAATCCTCTCGGATAACCTGACCCATCTATTTTTTCCTGATGTTGGAAGACAATTTGAGCAACATCCCAAGGAAAGTCTACTTTTTTAAAAATATCATAACCAACCTTGGGATAATTTTTAATTAAATTAAATTCTACATCAATTAACTTGTGGGGTTTACTAATGATTTCGATGGGCACATTAAGCTTTCCAATATCATGAACCAATGAAGCAATTTTGACTCCCTCAATCTTACTTTTGGGAAGTTC encodes:
- a CDS encoding HD domain-containing protein, producing MKDEDKEKSQLIKELQEIREKVTNLEEIKLKYNRVNRKLEQADKKLKKMIETAANIINKVVEIRDPYSIGHQQRVSQLATTIAQEMELPKSKIEGVKIASLVHDIGKLNVPIEIISKPHKLIDVEFNLIKNYPKVGYDIFKKVDFPWDVAQIVFQHQEKIDGSGYPRGLKGDEICIEAKIVGVANVIEAMSSYKSYRHALSIDEALHEIDMNKNILFDAEVVDACIKLFKEKGFKFES